A stretch of Allostreptomyces psammosilenae DNA encodes these proteins:
- a CDS encoding beta-ketoacyl-[acyl-carrier-protein] synthase family protein yields MSEHPPASGPRPGSGSRRGRGTAPDAVVVTGIGVMLPRTSGVRDFWRNVSLGRSQIGPLTRFDAPGQGLAVHAAAQIDSFDADRLLPDLDARHAAKYSREILITMAAVVQARQDAALRDGDLDPSRLGVVMSSSRGPLAWWRPVLRGEDPDVLAERGAPMFAGLPGFPATLSAIHIGARGLVTTVSNACVGGHQAIGIALEELLSDRADAVLAGGHEFPIVPEVLHSYRAMGRGVISSEKRDPTHAVRPYNDDREGFALGEGAVVLCLERESTARRRGARVYARLLAHRYLNEAGHPTTMDLTGRLTAGLIRRTLADSGLRPEDVDYFCAHGTATRYNDLAESRALRALYPDRTPGRLPPISSNKPIYGHTFGLAGVINAAATSLMLHHQRLAPTINLTSPDPECDHDHVAEGPRDTEVRTAVSLSFAFGSQTSVLALETAA; encoded by the coding sequence ATGAGCGAGCACCCTCCTGCCTCCGGTCCCCGTCCCGGTTCCGGGTCGCGCCGGGGGCGCGGAACCGCCCCGGACGCCGTCGTCGTCACCGGCATCGGCGTGATGCTGCCCCGCACCTCCGGAGTGCGGGACTTCTGGAGAAACGTTTCTCTAGGGCGTTCCCAGATCGGCCCGCTGACCCGTTTCGACGCCCCCGGGCAGGGCCTGGCCGTGCACGCTGCGGCCCAGATCGACTCCTTCGACGCCGACCGCCTGCTGCCCGACCTGGACGCGCGCCACGCCGCCAAGTACAGCCGGGAGATCCTGATCACCATGGCCGCGGTGGTCCAGGCCCGCCAGGACGCCGCCCTGCGCGACGGCGACCTCGATCCGAGCCGGCTCGGCGTCGTGATGTCCTCCTCCCGCGGGCCGCTGGCCTGGTGGCGGCCGGTGCTGCGCGGGGAGGACCCGGACGTCCTCGCCGAACGGGGGGCGCCGATGTTCGCCGGGCTCCCCGGCTTCCCGGCGACGCTCTCCGCCATCCACATCGGCGCCCGGGGGCTGGTGACCACGGTGAGCAACGCCTGCGTGGGCGGCCACCAGGCCATCGGGATCGCGCTGGAAGAACTGCTGTCCGACCGCGCGGACGCGGTGCTGGCGGGCGGGCACGAGTTCCCCATCGTCCCCGAGGTGCTGCACTCCTACCGCGCCATGGGACGCGGCGTCATCTCCTCCGAGAAGCGGGATCCCACGCACGCCGTCCGGCCCTACAACGACGACCGCGAGGGGTTCGCCCTCGGGGAGGGCGCGGTGGTGCTCTGCCTGGAGCGCGAGTCCACGGCCAGGCGGCGGGGGGCGCGCGTCTACGCCCGGCTGCTCGCCCACCGCTACCTCAACGAAGCCGGACACCCCACCACCATGGACCTCACGGGTCGCCTGACGGCCGGGCTGATCCGGCGGACGCTCGCCGACAGCGGGCTGCGCCCGGAGGACGTCGACTACTTCTGCGCCCACGGCACCGCCACCCGCTACAACGACCTCGCCGAGAGCCGCGCGCTGCGCGCCCTGTACCCGGACCGCACCCCCGGGCGGCTGCCGCCGATCAGCTCCAACAAGCCCATCTACGGGCACACCTTCGGCCTGGCCGGCGTCATCAACGCTGCGGCCACCAGCCTGATGCTGCACCACCAGCGGCTGGCACCGACCATCAACCTCACGTCGCCGGACCCGGAGTGCGACCACGACCACGTGGCCGAGGGCCCGCGCGACACGGAGGTGCGCACCGCCGTGTCCCTCTCCTTCGCCTTCGGCAGCCAGACCTCCGTGCTCGCCCTGGAGACGGCGGCGTAG
- a CDS encoding GH12 family glycosyl hydrolase domain-containing protein, which produces MKPPLRSVAMALSVVLGTLAALLSTALPAQADVLICDQYGSATVQGRYVAQNNRWGTSATQCINVTSTGFQVRQADGSVSTSGPPKSYPSIYNGCHYGNCSPGTNLPMQLSAISSAPSSISYGYVSNAVYNASYDIWLDPTPKTTGVNQTEIMIWLNRVGPIQPIGSRVGTASVGGRSWEVWTGSNGSNNVISFVASSAVASWSFDVMDFVDETVRRGMAQNNWYLTSVQAGFEPWQGGAGLAVNSFSSSVNAGGSGGGDGGGQNPSGCRVSYTTSVWTGGFTANVAITNTGSTAIDGWQLAFALPSGQSVTNAWNASVTPSSGTVTARNLSGNGQIPANGGSQSFGFQGTYSGTFSAPTQFTLNGTPCTVA; this is translated from the coding sequence ATGAAACCTCCTCTACGCTCCGTCGCGATGGCCCTGTCCGTCGTACTGGGAACCCTGGCCGCCCTGCTGAGCACGGCACTGCCGGCCCAGGCGGACGTCCTCATCTGCGACCAGTACGGCAGCGCCACCGTCCAGGGCCGGTACGTTGCCCAGAACAACCGCTGGGGCACCAGCGCCACCCAGTGCATCAACGTCACCAGCACCGGCTTCCAGGTCCGTCAGGCCGACGGCTCTGTCTCGACCAGCGGGCCGCCGAAGTCGTACCCCTCGATCTACAACGGCTGCCACTACGGCAACTGCTCCCCGGGCACCAACCTGCCGATGCAGCTGAGCGCCATTAGCAGCGCGCCCAGCAGCATCTCCTACGGCTACGTCAGCAACGCCGTCTACAACGCCTCGTACGACATCTGGCTCGACCCGACCCCCAAGACCACCGGCGTCAACCAGACCGAGATCATGATCTGGCTGAACCGGGTCGGCCCGATCCAGCCCATCGGCTCCCGCGTCGGAACGGCCAGCGTGGGCGGCCGCTCCTGGGAGGTGTGGACCGGCAGCAACGGCTCCAACAACGTCATCTCCTTCGTCGCCTCGTCCGCCGTCGCGAGCTGGAGCTTCGACGTGATGGACTTCGTGGACGAGACCGTCCGGCGCGGCATGGCCCAGAACAACTGGTACCTCACCAGCGTCCAGGCCGGCTTCGAGCCGTGGCAGGGCGGCGCCGGCCTCGCCGTCAACTCCTTCTCCAGCTCGGTCAACGCCGGCGGCAGCGGGGGCGGGGACGGGGGCGGGCAGAACCCGAGCGGCTGCCGGGTCAGCTACACCACCTCGGTGTGGACCGGCGGTTTCACGGCCAACGTCGCCATCACCAACACCGGCTCGACCGCCATCGACGGGTGGCAGCTCGCCTTCGCGCTGCCCAGCGGGCAGAGCGTCACCAACGCCTGGAACGCCTCGGTGACCCCGTCCTCCGGCACGGTGACCGCCAGGAACCTGAGCGGCAACGGCCAGATCCCGGCCAACGGCGGAAGCCAGTCGTTCGGATTCCAGGGCACCTACTCCGGGACCTTCTCGGCACCCACGCAGTTCACCCTCAACGGAACCCCCTGCACCGTCGCCTGA
- a CDS encoding MFS transporter, whose protein sequence is MPSRSPALPPVLWLLAVGTVAIGTDAFVIAGVLPRIATDLEVSTATAGQLVTVFSLTYAVSAPVSAGLTGGLSRRTVLRWALALFVAGNLLTAAADSYPLAMAGRVLAALGAASYTPQASAAASSLVAEERRGRALGIVIGGLTVATALGVPLGTFVGEALGWRATLLLVALLGVVALAGSVLLPVLVPAGRSTVAQRLAGLRSRPVLATLTVTLLAVMAEHVLYTYIGSVLSPATGGDGRTLATLLFVFGIGAVVGNAVAGPATDRWGARVVLVVAVAGMTADLALAPWWSRSLPLAVAAMFLWGVTGWMYLVPQQHRLLELSAAAGPFTVALNSSALYLGIGLAGAVGGVLLRVADAPGLAVPAALLGAAALSLALAAYRPRRDSTADAGARAGR, encoded by the coding sequence ATGCCCTCCCGCTCCCCCGCCCTGCCCCCCGTGCTGTGGCTGCTGGCCGTCGGCACCGTGGCCATCGGCACCGACGCCTTCGTCATCGCCGGCGTGCTGCCCCGGATCGCGACCGACCTGGAGGTGTCCACGGCCACGGCCGGCCAGCTGGTCACGGTGTTCTCCCTCACCTACGCGGTCTCCGCCCCGGTGAGCGCCGGCCTCACCGGCGGGCTGTCCCGGCGCACCGTGCTGCGGTGGGCGCTGGCCCTGTTCGTCGCCGGCAACCTGCTGACCGCGGCCGCCGACTCCTACCCCCTCGCCATGGCCGGCCGGGTGCTGGCGGCCCTGGGCGCCGCCTCCTACACGCCGCAGGCGTCCGCGGCCGCCTCCAGCCTGGTGGCCGAGGAGCGCCGGGGGCGCGCCCTCGGGATCGTCATCGGCGGGCTGACCGTGGCCACGGCGCTCGGCGTGCCCCTGGGCACCTTCGTCGGCGAGGCGCTGGGGTGGCGGGCCACCCTGCTCCTCGTCGCCCTGCTCGGGGTGGTCGCCCTGGCGGGCAGCGTTCTGCTGCCCGTGCTGGTGCCGGCCGGCCGGAGCACGGTGGCGCAGCGGCTGGCCGGCCTGCGCAGCCGTCCCGTCCTGGCCACGCTGACGGTCACGCTGCTCGCGGTGATGGCCGAGCACGTCCTGTACACCTACATCGGCTCCGTGCTGTCCCCCGCCACCGGCGGCGACGGCCGCACGCTGGCCACCCTGCTGTTCGTCTTCGGCATCGGTGCCGTGGTGGGCAACGCGGTGGCCGGGCCGGCCACCGACCGCTGGGGGGCGCGGGTGGTGCTGGTGGTCGCGGTCGCCGGGATGACGGCCGACCTGGCGCTGGCGCCCTGGTGGTCGCGGTCGCTGCCGCTGGCCGTGGCGGCGATGTTCCTGTGGGGCGTGACCGGATGGATGTACCTGGTGCCCCAGCAGCACCGGCTCCTGGAGCTGAGCGCGGCGGCGGGGCCCTTCACCGTGGCGCTGAACAGCTCCGCGCTCTACCTGGGCATCGGCCTGGCCGGCGCCGTGGGCGGCGTGCTGCTCCGGGTGGCGGACGCGCCGGGGCTCGCCGTGCCCGCCGCGCTCCTCGGGGCGGCCGCCCTGTCGCTGGCGCTGGCCGCCTACCGCCCGCGCCGGGACAGCACCGCCGACGCGGGCGCCCGGGCCGGACGCTGA
- a CDS encoding zinc-binding dehydrogenase, translating into MKATVLNDIGDIRLIDVPDPVIRDPTDAIVRVRLAAVCGSDLWPYRGREEFRPGDRMGHEWIGTVEETGPEVTRLRHGDLVLAPFAFADGVCAACRGGLPTSCRRGGFWGGAHDGGQAEALRVPFADATLLPVRAAVDDALLGRLLPLTDVMATGHHAVVLAGVPRGGSVVVIGDGAVGLCAVLAARRAGAERILAVGRQPDRAELARHFGATAVFDGRAADTAGRIIEQTGGGAAHVAECVGGQSALDLAMAVTRPGGTIGSVGVPNGVDRVDLYRLFRSNIALRAGVAPARAYLDVLAADVLAGALDPSPVLTAAFPLTDIADAYRAMDRRRTVKAVVRPDGS; encoded by the coding sequence ATGAAGGCGACCGTGCTGAACGACATCGGCGACATCCGGCTGATCGACGTACCCGACCCGGTGATCCGGGATCCCACCGACGCGATCGTGCGGGTGCGGCTGGCCGCCGTCTGCGGGTCCGACCTGTGGCCCTACCGCGGCCGGGAGGAGTTCCGCCCCGGCGACCGGATGGGGCACGAGTGGATCGGCACCGTCGAGGAGACCGGCCCCGAGGTCACCCGGCTCAGGCACGGCGACCTGGTGCTGGCCCCGTTCGCCTTCGCCGACGGCGTCTGCGCCGCCTGCCGGGGCGGCCTGCCCACCTCCTGCCGGCGCGGCGGCTTCTGGGGCGGGGCGCACGACGGCGGCCAGGCCGAGGCCCTGCGGGTCCCGTTCGCCGACGCCACGCTGCTGCCGGTCCGCGCCGCCGTCGACGACGCGCTCCTCGGCCGGCTGCTGCCGCTCACCGACGTCATGGCCACCGGCCACCACGCCGTCGTGCTCGCCGGCGTCCCCCGGGGCGGGAGCGTGGTGGTGATCGGCGACGGCGCGGTCGGCCTGTGCGCCGTGCTGGCCGCGCGCCGCGCCGGGGCCGAGCGGATCCTGGCCGTGGGCCGCCAGCCGGACCGCGCGGAGCTGGCCCGGCACTTCGGCGCGACGGCGGTCTTCGACGGCCGCGCCGCGGACACCGCCGGCCGGATCATCGAGCAGACCGGTGGCGGGGCGGCCCACGTGGCCGAGTGCGTCGGCGGCCAGTCCGCCCTCGACCTCGCCATGGCGGTCACCCGCCCGGGCGGCACCATCGGCTCGGTGGGCGTGCCGAACGGCGTCGACCGGGTGGACCTGTACCGCCTGTTCCGGTCCAACATCGCCCTGCGCGCCGGCGTCGCACCCGCCCGCGCCTACCTCGACGTGCTCGCCGCCGACGTCCTCGCCGGAGCCCTCGACCCCTCACCGGTCCTGACCGCGGCGTTCCCACTGACCGACATCGCCGACGCCTACCGCGCCATGGACCGTCGACGGACCGTCAAGGCCGTGGTCCGCCCGGACGGCAGCTGA
- a CDS encoding maleylpyruvate isomerase N-terminal domain-containing protein, with the protein MDLFSRSWTALRTAVDELSDQDWERPSGCAGWLVRDLVCHLVIDAQDVLITLVTPAATEPTVDSDTYWRLVEPPTGEDPLDALIPRLAAAYGEPRWLRFHFDDVGSAAGRAAELADPDLRVSTRDEVLTVRDYLSAYVVEWTLHHLDLIAHLPAAAEPPAETLAAARASLERIAGAPIPASFSDTEALLVGTGRRAPTDAETAALGALAARIPFVLG; encoded by the coding sequence GTGGATCTCTTCTCGCGCTCCTGGACGGCGTTGCGCACGGCGGTCGACGAACTCTCCGACCAGGACTGGGAACGGCCGTCCGGCTGTGCCGGCTGGCTCGTGCGCGACCTGGTCTGCCACCTGGTCATCGACGCCCAGGACGTGCTGATCACGCTGGTCACCCCCGCCGCGACCGAACCGACCGTGGACTCGGACACCTACTGGCGGCTCGTCGAGCCCCCGACCGGCGAGGACCCGCTCGACGCGCTGATCCCGCGGCTGGCCGCCGCGTACGGCGAGCCCAGGTGGCTCAGGTTCCATTTCGACGACGTCGGCTCCGCCGCCGGGCGCGCCGCCGAACTCGCCGACCCCGACCTCCGGGTCAGCACCCGCGACGAGGTGCTGACCGTCCGCGACTACCTGTCCGCGTACGTCGTCGAATGGACCCTGCACCACCTCGACCTGATCGCCCACCTGCCCGCGGCCGCCGAACCGCCCGCCGAGACCCTGGCGGCCGCCCGCGCGTCGCTGGAGAGGATCGCCGGGGCACCGATTCCGGCCTCGTTCTCCGACACGGAGGCGCTGCTGGTCGGCACCGGCCGCCGCGCTCCCACGGACGCCGAGACGGCAGCGCTCGGCGCGCTCGCGGCGAGGATCCCGTTCGTGCTCGGCTGA
- a CDS encoding TetR/AcrR family transcriptional regulator: MATTPTRLSKQARREQLLDTAVAVVRAQGADGLTLVTLAEAAGVSRPIVYDHFGTRSGLLIALHRRLDERHRAAIEQALRDAAPTADGVARVLSSAYFACAAVMPELNAVSAALKGSPEMEAVQHEVTDTYADLMATALRPYSDLAPEALRLRCVGVLGAAEAIAAELTRERVTADDAVTALTGLIVGGLHTGTDR, encoded by the coding sequence ATGGCCACCACGCCCACGCGCCTGTCCAAGCAGGCCAGGCGGGAGCAGCTGCTCGACACCGCCGTGGCGGTCGTGCGCGCCCAGGGCGCCGACGGACTGACCCTGGTCACCCTCGCGGAGGCCGCCGGGGTGAGCAGGCCGATCGTGTACGACCACTTCGGCACGCGCTCCGGCCTGCTCATCGCGCTCCACCGGCGACTCGACGAACGCCACCGGGCGGCGATCGAGCAGGCGCTGCGGGACGCCGCGCCCACCGCCGACGGCGTCGCCCGGGTCCTGAGCAGCGCGTACTTCGCCTGCGCCGCCGTCATGCCGGAACTCAACGCCGTGTCCGCCGCGCTGAAGGGCAGTCCGGAGATGGAGGCCGTCCAGCACGAGGTGACCGACACCTACGCGGACCTGATGGCCACCGCCCTGCGGCCGTACTCCGACCTCGCCCCGGAAGCCCTGCGGCTGCGCTGCGTCGGCGTGCTCGGGGCGGCCGAGGCGATCGCCGCCGAGCTGACCCGCGAGCGGGTGACCGCCGACGACGCGGTCACCGCGCTGACCGGCCTGATCGTGGGCGGCCTGCACACCGGGACCGACCGCTAG
- a CDS encoding saccharopine dehydrogenase NADP-binding domain-containing protein yields MGQSRSVLILGGSGQAGSGAAALLRRWHPTLPLTIAGRDLDRARRVADELGGATAVTIDLRRGDLGLPADQEHSAVVSALWDDHLHGLRHAQRHGLPYLNLSSGLVDIAPEVVAGAQRANAAPILLASHVCAGVVVLAALEWARGFDRVDTVRIGAALDELDTGGPAGAADLERLSAVTSAGLVRRDGVFTWVTGPDAQVEVPSADGTVLPGQSIATLDVPSLALATGAPDVRFALAVGESAGRRRGEGASVEFRIDLEGVDAAGAPLRTGRYLVHPAGQRPLTALGVALGVERLLGLRGEPVPPGVHTPEALLDPAYAVERMVEVGAAFVDAPGSG; encoded by the coding sequence GTGGGACAGTCGCGATCGGTACTCATCCTGGGCGGCTCGGGTCAGGCGGGCTCGGGGGCCGCCGCCCTGCTGCGCCGATGGCACCCGACGCTGCCGCTGACGATCGCCGGCCGCGACCTCGACCGGGCACGGCGGGTGGCCGACGAACTCGGCGGCGCGACCGCCGTGACCATCGATCTGCGGCGCGGCGACCTCGGCCTCCCGGCCGACCAGGAGCACTCCGCGGTGGTCTCCGCGCTCTGGGACGACCACCTGCACGGGCTGCGCCACGCCCAGCGGCACGGCTTGCCGTACCTCAACCTCTCCAGCGGCCTGGTGGACATCGCGCCGGAGGTGGTCGCGGGGGCGCAGCGGGCGAACGCCGCGCCGATCCTGCTGGCCAGCCACGTGTGCGCCGGAGTCGTCGTCCTCGCGGCACTGGAGTGGGCCCGGGGGTTCGACCGGGTCGACACCGTCCGGATCGGCGCCGCGCTGGACGAACTGGACACCGGCGGGCCTGCGGGAGCGGCGGACCTGGAGCGCCTGTCCGCCGTCACCTCGGCGGGGCTGGTGCGCCGTGACGGCGTCTTCACCTGGGTCACCGGCCCCGACGCCCAGGTGGAGGTGCCCAGCGCCGACGGCACCGTCCTGCCCGGCCAGAGCATCGCCACCCTGGACGTGCCGAGCCTCGCCCTGGCGACGGGCGCGCCGGACGTCCGCTTCGCCCTCGCCGTCGGCGAGTCCGCGGGCCGGCGCCGGGGCGAAGGCGCCTCCGTCGAGTTCCGGATCGACCTCGAAGGGGTGGACGCGGCGGGCGCACCGCTGCGCACCGGCCGCTACCTCGTCCACCCGGCGGGGCAGCGCCCGCTGACCGCGCTCGGCGTCGCCCTCGGCGTCGAACGGCTGCTCGGTCTGCGCGGCGAGCCCGTCCCTCCGGGCGTCCACACCCCGGAGGCCCTGCTGGACCCGGCCTACGCGGTCGAGCGGATGGTGGAGGTCGGCGCCGCCTTCGTCGACGCCCCCGGCTCCGGCTGA
- a CDS encoding enoyl-CoA hydratase/isomerase family protein, producing the protein MSDVPTDQAGGARTGARSELEVIRHGHVTELRLNRPEALNAVSTALAERLAHATAAVSADPWVRAVVVSAAGDRAFSVGADLKERAETSDAELLRQRPLARAAYRGVLGLPVPTVAAVHGYALGGGLEIALGCDVIVADETAVLGLPEVSVGLVPGGGGTQLLGRRVGPGRAALLIYGAERLDAAEARRIGLVERVVAAGTARAEALRLAGRFAGHSPIAVRAAKRALRGGDGLPPHAGLDVEDAAWRTAALSEDRREGVAAFVARRKPRWAPGDPAPEGGVR; encoded by the coding sequence ATGTCCGACGTGCCCACCGACCAGGCGGGCGGCGCGAGGACCGGCGCCCGCTCCGAGCTGGAGGTCATCCGGCACGGCCATGTCACCGAGCTGCGCTTGAACCGGCCCGAGGCGCTGAACGCCGTCTCCACCGCCCTGGCCGAGCGACTGGCCCACGCGACCGCCGCGGTGTCCGCCGATCCCTGGGTTCGGGCGGTGGTGGTCTCCGCGGCCGGTGACCGGGCCTTCAGCGTCGGCGCCGACCTGAAGGAGCGCGCGGAGACGAGCGACGCCGAACTCCTGCGGCAGCGCCCGCTGGCCCGGGCGGCCTACCGTGGGGTGCTCGGCCTCCCGGTGCCGACCGTCGCCGCCGTCCACGGCTACGCCCTGGGAGGCGGCCTGGAGATCGCGCTGGGCTGTGACGTCATCGTGGCGGACGAGACGGCCGTGCTCGGCCTGCCGGAGGTGTCCGTCGGCCTGGTCCCCGGCGGCGGTGGCACCCAGCTCCTCGGTCGGCGCGTCGGCCCGGGCCGGGCGGCGCTGTTGATCTACGGGGCGGAGCGCCTGGACGCCGCGGAGGCGCGCCGGATCGGCCTGGTGGAGCGCGTCGTGGCGGCCGGGACGGCGCGGGCGGAGGCGCTGCGGCTGGCCGGGCGGTTCGCCGGCCACTCGCCGATCGCCGTGCGCGCCGCCAAGCGGGCCCTGCGCGGGGGCGATGGCCTGCCGCCGCACGCCGGCCTGGACGTCGAGGACGCCGCCTGGCGCACCGCCGCCCTCTCCGAGGACCGCCGGGAGGGCGTGGCCGCCTTCGTCGCCAGGCGGAAACCCCGGTGGGCGCCCGGGGATCCGGCGCCCGAGGGCGGCGTGCGCTGA
- a CDS encoding Lrp/AsnC family transcriptional regulator: MNTVGTPDLDAVDLGILRELARDARISVAELGRRVSLSRPAVAERVRRLEEGGVIRGYRADLDLARLGLGLQARVALRPRYRSRRDARRLRERLLTIGHVLSCVHVTGENCYELTVAVRDARHLEEVVEELTALGDTTTSVVLSELVLQGDADVTAWVAPR; this comes from the coding sequence TTGAACACCGTCGGAACGCCGGACCTCGACGCCGTCGACCTGGGGATCCTGCGGGAGTTGGCGCGGGACGCCCGGATCAGCGTCGCGGAGCTGGGCCGCCGGGTGTCGCTGAGCCGGCCCGCGGTGGCCGAGCGGGTGCGCCGGCTGGAGGAGGGCGGCGTGATCCGGGGCTACCGGGCCGACCTGGACCTGGCCCGGCTGGGCCTGGGTCTCCAGGCCCGGGTCGCGCTGCGTCCGCGGTACCGGTCGCGGCGGGACGCGCGGCGGTTGCGGGAGCGTCTGCTGACGATCGGGCACGTGCTGTCCTGTGTACACGTCACCGGGGAGAACTGCTACGAGCTGACGGTCGCCGTCCGCGACGCCCGCCACCTGGAGGAGGTGGTCGAGGAGCTCACCGCGCTCGGCGACACCACCACCTCGGTGGTGCTCTCCGAGCTGGTGCTCCAAGGGGACGCCGACGTGACCGCGTGGGTCGCCCCGCGGTAG